A segment of the Candidatus Pelagisphaera phototrophica genome:
AAACGGGACGGCTGGAAATTTTCCAATGGATTCCGGACGGTAGTTTCTGGACCGATAGCAATTGGTTTCTTCTAGCAGCTGTATTTGGATTTATCAATACGCTGGCCATGCAGGGTACGGACCATGACTTTACCCAGAGGATGCTGACTTGCAAAAACCTCGGGCAAGCTCGCAAGGGAATTATTCTAAGTGGATTCATTTCGCTTCCTGTCGCCGCCCTTTTTCTTCTCATCGGTGTGGGACTCTTCGCATACTACGCGCAGTTCCCCGATGCTTCCCTACCCCTCAAGATAGCGGGTGAAATCTCATCCGTCGATTCAGACAAGGTATTTCCACACTTTATCGGTACGGCCTTACCCAATGGGCTAAAAGGACTCCTCCTTTGCGGGGTCCTCGCTGCCGCCATGTCGAGCTTGGACAGCGCCCTCGCCGCTCTCAGTTCATCTATTGTAGTGGACCTGTATCGTCCCCTGCTTGGAAATACCGAGAACTCGCAGCGACATGTTTGGATCGCCCGCGGATTCATGGTGCTAATCGCAATCGTGCTCGTATCCATTGCTTGGAGCCTGCAAAATGGAGGCCAGTTCATTTGGCTGGCCTTCAAAATCGCGGGAGTCACCTACAGCGGCCTGCTCGGAGTGTTTCTCGTTGGACTTCTGACCAATAGAGGTAGCGACCGATGGAATCTGGTCGCCATGCTGGGCGGAAGCGTTTGCACAGCGACTCTCCTATTCCTCTCAGAATCCAAAGTCGTAGATCTGGCCTGGCAATGGCCCATGCTCTTCGGTGTTTCACTCACCTTCCTCGTTGGATCGCTACCCGGACGTCCGTTGCTGAAAAACAACGCCTCAAGTTCATAAGCCTTTTGTCCGGATTCTTGTTTGGGGCACCGCTTCGCTTGTCGGGCCTGCAGGGCAAATAGGTGCCCCTGCGAGCGAGAAGGTTTTTTAAGACTGACACCCTTCCATTTATTTCGAACCTTATTTCTGCTAATCGGAAACATGCAGGCGACAGCTTGCCCCGATAAGTCGGCGGACGACTGAGCAAAGCGAAGGAACTCGGCCGCATGGCGAAGATCAAATAACACATTTACTGATTCCCATTAACGCTTCGCTTATTGCATGTCCCCCGCAAATAAGCAACTCTAGAAATCAGGTTAATTCCATGACAGAAAAAAGTCAGCGATTGGAATTTAGCTAACAGCCCACCAACTTACACCTTCATCCTTAGAACATGCAACTCATCGCCTGCCAATACAACATCCAATGGGAAAACCGCGAAGCAAATTTCGACGCGATTCGAACACTTCTTTCGGAATACGAAATCAAACCGGGAGCGCTCATCGTTTTGCCGGAGATGTTCTCGAGTGGCTTTAGTATGAACGTCGCTCGCGTCGCGGAAGCCACCCCTTCCCTAACCGAAAGCTTTCTCGCCGAAATCGCTCAAGAATATGAGTCATGGACACTGGGTGGATTGGTTTACCAATTGGCGGACGGTAAAGGCAGCAATGAATTATCCGTATTCGATCCTTCCGGACATAGAATTGGGCACTATCAGAAAAACCACTGCTTCAGCTATACAGGCGAATCAGACCACTATGAGTCCGGTAAAGACATTCTCCTCTTCGACTGGCAGGGATTTAAAGTGTGCCCGGTTATTTGCTACGACCTCCGCTTCCCGGAACTATTTCGCAGGAGCGTCAAAGCCGGAGCGGATCTCTTCCCAGTGATCGCCAATTGGCCGGACTCGCGCGTTGATCACTGGGTCACCCTGTTGAAAGCTCGGGCGATTGAGAACCAAGCCTTTACCATCGGGGTCAATCGCGTCGGCAAAGATCCCAAATTCAACTATCCTGGACACTCAGTCATTTTCGATCCCCATGGAACGCAGCTAGCACTCGCTGGCATTGGCTCATGTTGTATCTCTGCAGACATCCATCCGCAAACTGCAACCGAATGGCGGGAAGAGTTTCGAGCCCTCGGAGACATGAAGATTTAGGAACCAAAGTCGCAAAAGTGACTGGGCAAGAAATAAGCGAACCTGTATCAAAATGGGCCCACTTAAATTAATATAAACTTGCTTTACGGGATATCCACTTCTATAATCTCGTCCAAACGGAGGAGTTTGAGATCGACCTAAGCCCATTCTCCGCCGAGTTTTCGCGTATTCCCCCACCCCATTTGGTAAAGTCTACTTTCGCTCACTACAAACTCGTGAAGACTATTCCTAGAAGCTACCAGCGACTGACTTTTCTTCTCGTTACACTATCAGCGATAGCTCTCTTTCCCTTCAAAATTTTTGCTCAGAGCGAGACACGTACCGTTGCCGTGACTCAGGTAACGGACAGGCTCACAGTCGACGGCGTTCTTGATGAAGCGATCTGGAAGGAAGTGCCTAAAATCGGGGAACTCGTTCAGCGCCAACCCGACACGGGCCAGGCTCCTACCGAGCGCACCGAAGCGACCCTTCTCTACGATGCCAACAATCTCTATATTGGAGTAGTCGCCTACGATTCAGAGCCCGACAAAGTCATCGGTACAGTCATGGAGTGAGACGGGTCCCTCAACTCTGACGACACACTGGAGATTGTTCTCGATACCTTTCGAGACCAGCGAAACGCATTCTACTTCGCTACCAACCCTGCGGGAGCCTTCGTTGACGGGCTAGCCTACGACAATGAAGACCTCAACACGGACTGGAACGCCATCTGGGAAGTCCGCACCAAACGCACCGACTTCGGCTGGGTAGCGGAAATCGCCATTCCCTTTAAAAGTCTCAATTTCCCGGCAGAATCAAGTGAATGGGGATTCAATCTGGAAAGAAACGTCATCCGCAAACAGGAGCAGTCACGCTGGAGCAGCGCTCGTTTGGAAACGGATTTTCTCCAGATTGCGGAAGCGGGGAAGATCACCAATCTTGAGGGTCTCAACCAAGGCATTGGAC
Coding sequences within it:
- a CDS encoding nitrilase-related carbon-nitrogen hydrolase, which produces MQLIACQYNIQWENREANFDAIRTLLSEYEIKPGALIVLPEMFSSGFSMNVARVAEATPSLTESFLAEIAQEYESWTLGGLVYQLADGKGSNELSVFDPSGHRIGHYQKNHCFSYTGESDHYESGKDILLFDWQGFKVCPVICYDLRFPELFRRSVKAGADLFPVIANWPDSRVDHWVTLLKARAIENQAFTIGVNRVGKDPKFNYPGHSVIFDPHGTQLALAGIGSCCISADIHPQTATEWREEFRALGDMKI
- a CDS encoding sodium:solute symporter family transporter, which encodes MLSLLDSIIVIAYFVIVVLVGIRFGQERESMESYVVGSRQVPWLAVLGSLIATEISAATFLGTPGVGYADNLGYLQMGVGSILARFAIAFLFLGAFYKLRCLSIYEYLADRFGGSSHYTAACFFLLSRVMASSVRLMIASTGLHVILGLPFGWTMIGFATLCLIYAGIGGIKAVIWTDCIQAIIFLSAGATMLWVLHDTVGWSQILEVGGETGRLEIFQWIPDGSFWTDSNWFLLAAVFGFINTLAMQGTDHDFTQRMLTCKNLGQARKGIILSGFISLPVAALFLLIGVGLFAYYAQFPDASLPLKIAGEISSVDSDKVFPHFIGTALPNGLKGLLLCGVLAAAMSSLDSALAALSSSIVVDLYRPLLGNTENSQRHVWIARGFMVLIAIVLVSIAWSLQNGGQFIWLAFKIAGVTYSGLLGVFLVGLLTNRGSDRWNLVAMLGGSVCTATLLFLSESKVVDLAWQWPMLFGVSLTFLVGSLPGRPLLKNNASSS